From Saccharibacillus brassicae:
CGTCGTGCCTTTGCGGTTGCCTCCGAGCGGGATGTAGATATAATCTTTCAGGAAACGGCTGAGCGTCATATGCCATCTCGCCCAGAAGTCCTTGATACTCGTGCCTTTGTACGGCGAGTTGAAGTTGACCGGCAGCTTGATGTTGAAGATCAGGCCGAGACCGATCGCCATGTCCGAGTATGCGCTGAAGTCGAAGTACAGCTGCCCGGTATAGGCGAGCGACGTCGTCCAGGCTTCCACGAAGTGCAGCGCCTGCCCGCTGTCGAAGCCTGCCGTTGCGATCGGCGCAAGCAGGTCCGCGATGATGACCTTTTTGAACAAGCCGATGCAGAAAATGAAAATACCGCGCGAAATGTTGTCGGCCCGGATCCGTTTGCCTTCCGGATCGTCGAACTGCGGCATCATTTCCTTGTGGTGCAAAATCGGACCGGCAATCAAATGCGGGAAAAACGTTACGAACAAAATGTAGTTGGCCACATTGTATTCCTTCACTTTGCCGCGGTAAGCGTCGACCAGGTAGGCGAGCTGCGTGAACGTGAAGAAACTGATGCCGAGCGGCAGCACGATGTGCAGCAGCGAAGCGTCCTGTCCGAACAATCCGTTGTAATTGTCAATAAAGAAGTCGGCGTACTTGTAGTAGCCGAGCAGCGCCACGTCGCCGACCACGCCGAGAATCAACAGCCAGCGGCCTTTGTGGTTCACGCCGTTCGCATTGATATGGCTGAGGCCGCGCCCCACTATGTAGTTGAATGCGATCGAGCCCAGAATGAGCGGCAAATACCGCGTATCCTCATAGGCGTAAAAGAACAGCGAGGCCAACGCCATCCAGATCTTGGCCAGATTGTAGAGCTTGAACCGGTTCAAGGCAAAGTAGCCGATAAAGACGACCGGCAAATACGCAAAAATAAACTCGTAAGAATTGAAAAGCACGTCTTCCCTTCCTCTCTTCGCCTGGCGCTCCGCCGGAAGGCGAACGCAAAGCGGCGCGAATGCGAGATTTACCCAGTGGACACATCCAAAAGACCGCGCGAAAACCGGCGAAAACGCCGTTTAGGCACAACGCCCATTATACCGACTCGACCCATGTCGAAGCAACGAAGTTGGGACAAAATTAAAGTTTATTCCAACTTTTTGTACCTTTTTGCAGCTTTGAAGCCCAAACGCGTTCGCGCATCAAAAAAACCGTACCGCAGAAAAAAGAATTCCGCGGTACGGCCGCACAGGATGCATAAGACGCTACAGACTGTTCGTCATGTCCAGCAGCCGCTCCCAGCCATGCTTCAGATTCTGCTGCGCCCATTCCGTATGTTCCGGCCCGAACCCCCGGTAATCGCATTCCACCCGCATGACCAGATCGAGATACAGCGGGTACAGCGCCCGGCGAACGAGTCGATCGGACGCTTCGCCTTCCAGACCGTAGGCCGTCTCGTAAGCCGGCGAATCCATGAATTTGCCGAAGACGTATTCCATCAGCGGATCGGCCCACAGCGCGCGTTCGAAGTCGATGATCCCTTCCACCTTTCCGTCCTTGACCAGCACATTGCCCGGCCAGGAATCCCAGTGGATCAACGTCGGCGTCGTGAATGCCCGCAGCGACGGACGGTGGCGCTCCAACTGCTCGTCCAATTCCTCGTAAGACATCGGCAGCTTCACGCCCGCGTCCCGCCCGTCCTGCATCACGTCGCGCATCAGTGCGAGAAAAGCGTCGTCCCAACTCGGAGCATTCGACGGATGCGGCAGGTAATAGCCGAACTCCGTCCCTTTGATCTCATGGATTTGCCGGAAAAAGCGGCCCAGTTCCGCGTCGATCGCTTCGCGTTCCCCGGACGGCAGCTCGCCGCGCACCTTGTCGTAGGACGTGCCGGTCAACCGCTCCATCAGAAAATATTCGCACGGCACGATCGTTTTCTCCGCATCGTACGCGTAAATGTCCGGAACCGGAACCGTGCCGGCTTCCTTCAGCCTGCGCATAACTTCGACTTCGGTCCGCATCAGCCCCCGCTCGCAGCGCATCCGGCCTTCCTCGGACTCCGCCGCCGATTTGAGAATGGCCGTGCCGCCGTTCTCCAAGTCCAGCGCGTACGCCGAATTGGCCCACCCTTCGGTCAACTCCTCGATCTTCGTGCAGCCGCATCCGAACGTTTTTTGCGCGATCCGCTCGATTTCTTCCGTGCTTAATCTTCGTTTCGTTACGCTCTCCATATCGGGTTTTCGCTCCTTCAAGGTCTTTTTTGGCAGCAGCAGGTTTCGTTCCCGCCCATGATTAGACGCTCCGCCCGACTGATTCGATCCGTTTTAGATTTTTTTGATCCGTTTTCGATCATGAGCCCGATTCTGCGCGGTGTGTCACTTGCTGTTCTTTTCGATAAATAAAATCCCGATCCTTTTTCGTTCACAAAAAAGATTAAATTTCCGTGAGGCGGGTAAAAAAATAGCGGAACGGATTGAGTGTTCATATCCAGATATGCATCTTTCTGTAAGCTTCGTCGGAAAGTCGAACGTTTCCAGGCCTTTAGCAGCCAGAGACCAACTTGACCATCAAGAGGAGGAATTACGATGTTTATCCACATGAAAGAACTTCAATACCACGCCAGACCGGAAAAACCGGACCCGATTTTCGCCAAAAAACTGCAGGAAGTCCTCGGCGGCCAGTACGGCGAAATGTCCGTTATGATGCAGTATTTGTTCCAGGGCTGGAACTGTCGCGCCGATCAGAAGTACCGCGACATGCTGCTCGATATCGGTACGGAAGAGATCGGCCACGTCGAAATGCTGACCACGATGATCGCCCAGCTGCTGGACGGCGCGCCGGTCGACCAACTCGAAGAAGCGGCCAAAGACCCGTTGATCGAAGCGGCGCTCGGCGGCATGAATCCGCAGCATCTGATCGTGTCCGGCCTCGGCGCGACGCCGACCGACAGCGTAGGCTACCCGTGGAACTCGCGCTACATCGTGGCCAGCGGCAACCTGCTCGCCGATTTCCGCGCCAACCTCAACGCCGAGTCCCAGGGCCGCCTGCAGGTTGCCCGCCTGTACGAGATGACGACCGATCCCGGCATCCGCAAAATGATGGGCTTCATGCTGGCGCGTGACACGATGCACCAGAACCAGTGGATGGCCGCCATCGCCGAGATCGAATCGATGGAAGGCACCATCGTGCCGGCTTCGTTCCCTCGCGAGCTGGAGCTGCAGGAAGTCTCGCATCAGTTCATGAACTTCTCCGAGGGCGAAGAAAGCGCCGAAGGCCGCTGGGCCAAAGGCCCGTCCATGGACAACCAGGGCAAATTCGAATACGTTGCGAAACCTCAGGCCATGGGCGAAAAGCCGGTCCTCACCCCGGCACCGGACTTCACGTTCTCCCGCCCCGGCGCCCTGCCGAAGCTGACGAACGAAAGCAGCAAAGCCGGCAAAGGGCTGCTGTAAGCGGAGGATGGGTTAGAGGATTGAAAAGGTTGAAAAGATTGAAAAAGGACGTCCCCTGCGGGGGGACGTCCAGGCTGTCGAGAAAGTCCTATACGTATGAGAAGCTTGTCGGCTGCGGGAGAAATTCGTTCCGGTCGCGTGTTGAAATCAGGAAAAAGGATCAAATTTGAATGGGATTTTCCTGATTTCAAAGGCGAACGCTGGCGCTCCTACACTGAATTTCTCCCTCCGCCTCCTCACTTTGTTCAAAATTAGACTTTCTCGACACGTTGGACGTCCCCTGCGGGGGACGTCCTTTTTTGTGCAGGGCGGGCGTGGGTGCTGGCGCGGCGCGAGCGCGGCGTGGGTGCTGGCGCGGCTGCGGCGTGGACGCTAGACGCGAGGCGGGCGCGGCGTGGGTGCTGGCGCGGCTGCGGCGTGGACGCTAGACGCGAGGCGGGCGCGGCGTGGGTGCTGGCGCGGCTGCGGCGTGGACGCTAGACGCGAGGCGGGCGCGGCGTGGGTGCTGGCGCGGCTGCGGCGTGGACGCTAGACGCGAGGCGGGCGCGGCGAGTGCTGGCGCAATGCCGGCACTGGCGCGGGCCCGAAGGCATCGCGGTTACGAGAGCGGGACCGATTCGACGCCGGCAGGCGCGGCAAGCACGGTTCCGGCAAAATAACTGCGTAGATACAGTTAATTCGCTCGGTTTGTCGGTCAAAACTCAAATAACTGCGCAGATACAGTTATTTGAAGCCATATGGCTCAAAAGGAGCCATTCGCCGCCGAATAGATGCATTGGTGCAGCTATTTGCGGATGGTGTTGCGAAAAGCACGAAATAACTGTATTTTCGCAGTTATTTCGTGTCTTTCGCCGCCAGACTGAGCAAATTGTGTGCCGGCGGATTGGATAACAAACCGAAACGAAGCTCAAATCGAGCTGAATACAAACCCGTTTTGAATATAAATTTTTTAAACATAAGTTTGTTTTGAACATAAGCTTGTTTAATGTAGACCTGCTTGCCGTTTAACGTCCTGCATCGGTGCGGATTCGTTCGCCGCATCCACGCCGCCGCTCCCAGCACGAAATCTCCTTCTCCGACTCTCTTTTCACCGCCTATTATCTTCTTTTCTCCTCTTTAAATTCACTTTTATTTCGCCGTTACTTTTACTTTCATTTCACCTCTACCTCTCCCTTTACCTCTGCTCTTACCTTTTACTGTTCCTTTCTCGCTGTCGGCCAATGCGCCTGACCGCTGCCCGCCCGGATTCGGCTTGGGCTTTTCACTCCCCGTCCGCCAGCGCCAGCCACGCTTCCGTCAGCGCGTCGATCCGGGCTTGCGTCGCGTCTTGCTCCGCGAGCCATTCGCTCAGGCGGTGCGCCTCCAGCGCATGGGCCGGGTCGGCCAGCGCTGCGCCGAGTTCGGCTGCGCGCACTTCCAGTTCGGCAATGTCCCGCTCCAGCTTCGCGGGATCGAGGCGCGGTGCTTCGCCCTGCCCTCCATTCCGGCTTCCCGGCCCTTCGCCGGACTTCCCGCTTCGCCATTCCTCGCTCTGCCTTCCATTCCCGCTCCGCGCTGCTTCGCCTTGCCCTCCGTTACGCCTTCCGGCTCCGGCGGACGCCGCCCCGTTCCCGCTTCGCACTCCCGCGCCCTGCGCTCCCGAGTGCTCCTCGGCTGTGCGCTGCGCTTTCTGCCGCTCGGCGCGGTAATCGTCGTAGCCGCCGAGCGTCGAGACAAGCTCGCCGCTTTCCAGCGACCAGACGCGCTGCGCGATGCGGTTAATGAAGAACCGGTCGTGCGAGACGGCCAGAATCGTGCCGTCGTATTCTTCCAGCGCTTCTTCCAGCGCTTCGCGCGAAGCAATATCGAGGTGGTTGGTCGGCTCGTCGAGCAGCAGCAGGTTCGGCTTCTGCCGCATGAGCACGGCCAGGCGCAGCCGGCTCCATTCGCCGCCGGACAGTCCGGCGACGGGCTTGAACACGTCTTTGCCGTAGAACAGAAACTTCGCCAGGCTGCCGCGCGCTTCGCCTTCTTCCATGGCGGCCTGCTCTTTGTAATAATCGAGCACGCTCGTGCGGTCGGCCGGCGGCGATTCTTCCTGTGCCAGATAGCCGAGGCGCACGCGCGAGCCGAGGCGCAGTTCGCCGGCATCCGGGCTTTCCTGGCCCAGCACCATGCGCATCAGCGTCGTTTTGCCCGCTCCGTTGCCGCCGACCAGCACGGCGCGTTCGCCGTAGCGCAGCAGCGCTTCCGCTTCGCGCAGCAGGACGCGGCTGCCGAAAGATTTGCGCACCGCGTCCAGCGTCAGCACGTCTTCGCCCGTGCGTCCGTCGGTCGCAAGCGCCAGCCCGATCGCGGTGCGCTCCAGCACCGGGCGCTTGACCTTTTCCATTCGGTCGAGCGCTTTTTGCATGGAAGCGGCTTTGCGGAAAAACTTCGGGTTGTCGCCCTTTTTGCCCCACTCGATCAGCCGCTTGATCGCTTCTTTCATCTGCTTGATCACTTTTTGCTGCTCTTTGTAATCTTCGAACTGACGCAGCAGCCGGGCTTCTTTTTCCTCCCGGTATTGCACGTACCCGCACGGATACGAAGTCGCTTCGCCGTCTTCGAGTTCGATGACCTTTTCCACCGTCTGCGTCAGAAAATAACGGTCGTGGGAGACGACGACGATCGTCGATGACGAATCGCGGATGAAGCTCTCCAGCCACGCCGCCGCTTCCATGTCGAGATGGTTGGTCGGCTCGTCGAGCAGCAGCAGATCGGCTTCTTCCAGCAGCAGCGCAGCCAGCGCGACTTTGGTCTTCTCGCCGCCGGACAGTTCCGCGAACGGACGCTCCCGCTGCCCGGCGGAAATGCCCAGACCGGAAGCGACCGTGTCCACTTTGGCCGGAATTTCGTAGCCGCCTCCGCGTTCGAACGCTTCCTGCGTCTCGCCATATTCGCGCAGCATCCGGTCGAGCGCCGCGCCTTCCGCCCCGCTCATCGACGCTTCCAGCTCGCGCAGCTTCGCCTGCAGCGCAAGCGAGGTCCCGAACACGCCCAGCAGCACGTCTCCGACGCTTTGCTCCCCGTAATCCGGAATCTGGTCCAGCACGCCGACGCGCGCGCCGCGGCGCAGCGACACGTTTCCTTCGTCGGGCGGTTCCGCACCGGACAATAGGCGAAACAGCGTCGATTTGCCGGCTCCGTTGCCGCCCAGCAGCCCGACTTTTTCCCCTTCATAGATATCGAACGAGACTCCGCTCAGCACTTCCTCGGCTCCGTAAAACTTTTTGACTTGATAGCAGTTGATCATTAACATGTCGTTCATCCTTTCGCGTGTTCCGTAATGGGTGCGCTCCGACCGTCCTCGTTTCCGGGACCGGACGGAGACTTTCCCCCCGCGTATTCGAATTTTGGGTATGCAAAAAGGCCGCAGGGGAAATGTCCCCCTGCGGCCTCGAAATTCGTATTCGGATGAAGGTTGAAGCGCTAGTACGCGCGGCCCGGCAAGCCGGAACCGTACGCCCGGACAGTGCGTTCCGGGGGCGGTCAAGGCTGCGGTTGGTCGATCGGCCGCGCGAAGAGCGCTGACCTTGTCCGCAGACGCGAGACAGGAGCGGCATTTCGCTGTTCATGTGCAGTTCCGGACAGACGGGTGCCTTGACCGAATTTCAGCGTTGTCGGCTCAAATTTGGACAGACTGATCCCGTTGCGGTTTTGAACATGAACAATGCCGCCCAGTGCCAAAGGCAGCCGATCGAGCACTACAAATAAAGAGTTCAGCGAATTAAAGTTACGCATCCTGTCTCACCTCCTTGTCGTCGTATGCGTTTATCTTAACCGGACGATTCGGCGGAAAGCAAGCTTTTTTTTGCGCTGCGGCCGCCTTGCTTTTACGGCTCCGCTCGCCCGATTCATCCGATTTCCGGCAGCTCCGAACAAGTTTACTTGCTTGGACTGCTCGCTCTTTCGTTTCTTAATGCCCCGAGGTGGTAAATAAGGAAGGTAGAGTTCAGACAATCCCGACCGACACCGAGGAGGACCATAAACATGAGCGAAAAATTCAACGTTCCATCCGAACTTCCGAGATACCCGAGGTCCATGTGGAGAACGGTCACGACGCTGCCGACTTTCCCCGAGATGCGCGAAGACCTCAAAGTCGACGCCGCCGTAATCGGCGCGGGCATCGCCGGCGTGACGACCGCCTATTTGCTGTCGCTCGAAGGCTACAAAGTCGCGCTGGTCGATGCCGGTCAGATTCTGGACGGCACGACCGGCTACACGACCGCCAAAATTTCCGCGCAGCACGGCTTGATCTATAGCGAATTCCTGACCAATTTCCGTCCCGAAATCGCCAGATCCTACTATGAAGCGAATATGGAAGGCCTGAATTTCATCCGCGACATGGTCCAGAAGCATAACATCGACTGCGATTTCCAAGAAGAGACCGCTTATCTGTATACGACGCAGGACGACAAACTGGACGATCTGCGCAAAGAGTTCGAAGCGTACCAGGAACTCGGCATTCCCGGCGAGTGGCACGATTCGCTGCCGATTCCGGTCCAGGCCAAAGGCGTCATCTCCATGCCGGGACAGGCGCAGTTCAACCCGCTCAAATACCTCAAGTTCCTCGTGGAGAAGATCATCGAGAACGGCGGGCTGATCTATGAAAATACGACGATCGAAGGCGCGGTATACGGCAAGCCGATCGAAGCGTACACGATCGACGGCGAATTCCGCATCTACTGCAACGAGATGATCGTCACGACCCACTATCCGTTCTGGAACGTGCCGGCGGGCTACTTTACCCGACTGTCCGTCGAGCGTTCGTACGCGCTTGCGGTCAAGCCGGAAACGTCGTTCCAGGGCGGCATGTACCTGAGCATCGACGACTCGAAGCGCTCGATCCGCTCGGCGACGTTCGAAGGCGAAGAAGTGCTGATCGTCGGCGGCGAGAACCATCCGACCGGCAAGGACGAGAACACGTTCGACCACTATCTGGCGCTGGAGAAATTCGCGGGCGAAACGTTCGGTTCGCGCGAGATTCCGTTCCGCTGGTCGGCGCAGGATATCACCACGCTGGACAAGATCCCGTATATCGGACCTTTGTCCTCCGACTATCCGTTCACGTTCATCGCGACCGGTTTCAACAAATGGGGCATGACGAACGGTACGTTCGCCGGCCTGCTTATTCGCGACAACGTCATTCGCCGCTCCAACCCGCATATGAACACGTTCAACCCGGGCCGTTTCAACGACAAGAGCCTGGGACAGACGCTCGTAACCGGCATGAAAATGGCCAAAGAAATGATTACGGGCAAATTCGGCGGCGCGGACGAGAAGATCAGCAACCTGGAACCCGATCAGGGCGCACTCGTTCGCCACAACGGCAAAAAGGTCGGCGCGTACCGCGATCCAAAAGGCGAGCTGTTCCTTGTCGACACGACCTGCACGCATATGGGCTGCGAGACGGCCTGGAACGAAGCGGAACGTTCGTGGGACTGCCCGTGCCACGGTTCGCGCTTCGCGTATAACGGCGACGTGATCGAAGGTCCGGCGACCGATCCGCTGGAACGCATCGAAGAATAGACGGCCGCTTGTCGAACTTCGCGGCATGGCCCCGGTTTCCCCAGCGGAAACCGGGTTTTTTGCGGATCGGGCGCCGCAGGCTTCAATACGATAAAAATCGCGCATCCCCGCCGCGCATCCTGTACAATGACAGTAAAATCGTTCCAATGACGAAATTTATGCAAACCGAGGTGGAGCATGAGTTCTCGCAAAAATTTTCGCAGGCCCCGGCAGATTCCGTATGTTTTCCTAAGCTTTCTCGGATTGGTCGTTCTGGCGTTGGCCGCAGTGCTGATCTGGCATTCGGCCGGCTTCGGCGACGAAACGGCCGGCGGACCCGACTCCAAGCCGGCCGGTTCCGATCCGTCCGCTGTCGTGCCGCTTCCGGCTCCGCGCATCCCCGTGTTCGAACAAAACGGGATCAAGCGCACCGCTTCCGTCGTCGACGGGCAGCTCGCGACGTACGACGGCGAGCAGTGGCAGACTTCGTTCTGGCCCGGCATCAACTTCGGCGCCACGACGCCGGGACATTTCCCCGGCCAGGTGTCGCCGACCAAAGACGACTATTTGCGCTGGTTCCCGCAGATGCAGGCCATGAACATCAAAGCCGTCCGCATCTACACGATCCTGCCGCCGGACTTCTATGAAGCGCTGGCGGAATTCAACGCCGGCCAGGACAAGCCGCTCATGCTGATGCAGGGCATCTGGTCGCCGGAGGAAGATCTGATCGGCGCCGACTCGAACGGCCGCGACGCGTTCTCCAAGACGATCACAAGCAGCTTCGAACAGGAGATTCGCGACGCGGCGGCCGTCGTGCACGGCCAGGCCGATATCCCGGCCCGAACCGGGCACGCGTCCGGTACGTACAAGGCCGACGTGTCGCCGTATCTGCTCGGCTGGATCGTCGGCACGGAATGGTATCCGTATGCCGTGCAGGCGACCAACGAAGCGCATGTCGGCATGAAACCTTACGCCGGCAAGTATTTCCGTGCCAAGGCCGAAGCTTCCCCGTTCGAGAGCTGGCTGGCGCAGATGCTTGACGTGCTGGCGGAAGAAGAGATGAAATACGGCTGGCAGCACCCGGTTTCTTTTACCAACTGGGTCACGACCGATCCACTCGATCATCCGAACGAGCCGCTGCCGCAGGAAGACCTCGTGCCCGTCGATCCGATGCATATCGAGCCGACGCAGGACTGGTCAGCCGGTTATTTCGCGTCGTACCACGTGTATCCGTATTATCCGGATTCGCTGCGCCGCGACCAGAAATATCTGGATTACGTGAATGCCGCCGGGGAAAAAGACCCGTATGCCGGCTATCTGAACGAACTGCGCGCGCATCACACAGGCATCCCGCTGATCATCGCCGAATTCGGCATGCCGAGTTCGCGAGGCATTGCCCACTACGGCCTGCTCGGCCGAAGTCAGGGCATGCACCAGGAACAGCAGCAGGGCGAACTGAACGCGGGCATGCTCAAGCAGATCTATAACGAAGATTACGACGGGGCGCTGCTGTTCGAGTGGCAGGACGAATGGTTCAAGTTCACCTGGAACACGATCGAACTGGAAGCGCCCGGCGACCGCCGGGCCATGTGGCGCAACCGCCTGACCAACGAAGAACATTTCGGCGTGGTCGCGATCGAGCCGGAAGAAACGGCCGAAGACGCGATGACGATCGACGGCCGAACCGACGACTGGGAAAAGCGCGGACTGGTCGCCGAAGACGTCGGGAACGGCGTAAAAATGGCGATGACCCACGACGCTTCGGATCTGTACGTGCTGCTGCAAAAAGACGGCGGAGACTGGAATTTCGACGCCGACGAACTGACGCTTGGCTTCGATACGACGCCGGGCGGCAGCCGGAACGCGAAGCTTGCGCCGGGGATCCGCTTCGACGGCGGACAGGAATTCCTCGCCCGCTTCGCGGCCGGGCAGGGCGGACGGCTGTACGTGAACAGCGGCTACGACCAGTTCAGCTGGCTGTACGGCTACAAGCTGAAGTCGGTACCGTACAAAGCCGCCTACGCGAACGACGAAGCCGGCCTCTTCCTGCCGTGGAAGCTCGCGCTGAACCGGGAACTGTACCTGCCCCAGAGCAAAGTCGATACGCCGTTCGAAGCGTACGACGTGGGCAAGCTGCACTGGGGCACGAACGACCCGGAATCCGACAAGTTCAACAACTTGTCGGATTGGTATCTCGAAGGTGACACGCTGGAGCTGCGCATCCCGTGGATGCTGCTCGGCTTCACCGATCCGAGCCGCCTGCAGGTATGGAAGTATCCGTACGGCACGGACAGCGTCACGCCGATCGACACGAACGGCATCTCGGTCTCGGCCGTGCTGTCGCAGGCGGGCTCTCCTTCGAAAGCAGCCCCGAAATCCCGCATGTACACATGGGATGCGTGGGATCTGCCGGCCTACCACGAACGGCCGAAGAAAAGCTTCGACATTCTCAAAGACGCTTTCTCCGAATACGACGGACAGGTCGAAGGATCGACCCGCAACTAGAATCGGCGGTCGGGCCGCCGGACCGGCCACCGCAGCAAAAGACGACTCCGATGTTTGCCGGAGTCGTCTTTTTGTCTTGCGGTTTTTTTACGTGCGGTTTTTGACGTGCGGTTTTTGACGTGTGCCTTCCCGTGCGGCTCCCCGGCGCCTGCGCGGTTCGCTCTGCCGGGGGTCTACCGGGCCGCCGGCGGAACCGGCCGCAGGCGCCTCCGGTTATAGCGGCTGCTCCGGTTATAGCGGCTGCTCCGGCTCGCCGAGCGGCGGCAGCTTGAGGTAAGCGGCGAAATGTTCCCGCAAATAAGCCGCGTTGACGTCTTCGTGCAGATGGCGCTGCACGAGTTCGTCGATCCGCGCGGCATCGCGGTTGACCACGCTGTCGAAGATCAGGCGATGCTCGCCGAGCAGCGTCTCCATCTTCGATCGTTCGAGCAGATGCAGCCGCCGGTACCGCGCGTAATGGACGTTGGCCTGCCGGATCAGGTCCCACAGCAATTCCCGGCCTTCCAGCGCGAACAGCGCCTGGTGAAAAGCGTCGTCCCAATGCAGGAAATCTTCGCGGTCCTGCCCGCTGCGGACGATCCGTTCCTGCCGCTCCAGGATGCCGCCGAGCTCCAGCACGCCGGCCGGCGGCAGCGGCCGGGTCCGGGAAGCGAGATTGCGCAGGATGTCCCGTTCGAGCGTGACGCGCAGATAGATGATTTGTTCGACCGATTCCAGGTCGATGTACGACACGAGATTGCCCCGCTTCGGGTAGACGTCGAGATACCCTTCGCGTTCGAGCTGCTTCAGCACGTCCCTCAGCGGCGTACGGGAGATGCGGAAGCGTTCCGACAAAGCGGTCTCGCCGAGCCGGCTGCCCGGCTTGAGCGCAAGCGTCAATATATCGTGCTTCAGCTGCCGCAAAATCTCCGCTTTAACGGTCATGGCCATGCGCCCCCTTTGCTTGTTGTCGGTAGTATACAACGTTTCCGCCGGAAGCGGAATGCACCGATTGACAGTTTTAGGGAATGACCCTATGATGGGGATGTTCTTGTATACAAGATTTTCCCGGATCAAATCGGCTTCTGACAGGGAGGAATATTTCATGAAGACGGCAGGCAGATGCACCCGGGTCCAAGCGGCAAGCGCGTACGGTCCCGGCCGAAAAAGAGGCGGCGCGAACGGCTTGAACCCGGCCGGCGCCCGCGGGAGGAGAGAACGATGAGCAGATTGGAAACGTCGAGAGGTTACCGCGCCTGGCTGCCGGCCGGGCGCCGGACGGACGAACGCGTCATCGAAGCGTGGCGGCCGCTGCTCTCGCGCCTGTCCGCCCGGTTCGACCTGCGGCCGGAAGGGCCGGGCGCGACCGCCCTGCGCGAACTGACCGGCGGCCTAGCGGCTCTGGCCGGCATCGAGCCGGCGCTGACGATCAAGGCGGGCGCGCCGGCCATCGCGCTCGGCTCGCCCGAAGCGGCGCAGGCCGCCCTGGCGCAGATGGACGCGCAGGCTCTGGCGCCGGAAGGCTTCCGCCTGCGCTTCGGCACGGCGAACAGCCGCAAAGCCTCGCCCGCCGAAGCGGAAAGTTCCGGCGGCGCGGATGCCGCGGCCGAGCCGTACGCCGTGCTGCTGGGCGGCTCGGACGTCGGCCTGCTGCACGCGGTCTTCGCGTTCCTCCGGCTGTTCCAATTGTCGGAGGCAGGTCCTCCGGCGGAGCTGGACCGGACAGAAGCGCCGCGCAGCGCGCTGCGGATGATCGACCAATGGGACAATATGGACGGCAGCGTGGAGCGCGGGTATTCCGGCGGCTCGATCTTCTACCGAAACGGCCGGGTGCTGTCCGATTCGCCGCGTATCGCCGATTACGCCCGGCTGCTCGCTTCGGTCGGCCTTAACGCGATCTGCGTCAACAACGTCAACGTTCACCGCGAAGAAACGAAGCTGATCGCCGCCGATCGCCTGCCCGACGTCGCGCGGCTCGCGCAGATCTTCGGCGGCTTCGGTATCCGGCTGTTCCTGAGCGTCAACTATGCCGCGCCGATCGAACTCGGCGGGCTTCATACGGCCGATCCGCTCGACGAAGACGTCAAA
This genomic window contains:
- the abc-f gene encoding ribosomal protection-like ABC-F family protein — its product is MLMINCYQVKKFYGAEEVLSGVSFDIYEGEKVGLLGGNGAGKSTLFRLLSGAEPPDEGNVSLRRGARVGVLDQIPDYGEQSVGDVLLGVFGTSLALQAKLRELEASMSGAEGAALDRMLREYGETQEAFERGGGYEIPAKVDTVASGLGISAGQRERPFAELSGGEKTKVALAALLLEEADLLLLDEPTNHLDMEAAAWLESFIRDSSSTIVVVSHDRYFLTQTVEKVIELEDGEATSYPCGYVQYREEKEARLLRQFEDYKEQQKVIKQMKEAIKRLIEWGKKGDNPKFFRKAASMQKALDRMEKVKRPVLERTAIGLALATDGRTGEDVLTLDAVRKSFGSRVLLREAEALLRYGERAVLVGGNGAGKTTLMRMVLGQESPDAGELRLGSRVRLGYLAQEESPPADRTSVLDYYKEQAAMEEGEARGSLAKFLFYGKDVFKPVAGLSGGEWSRLRLAVLMRQKPNLLLLDEPTNHLDIASREALEEALEEYDGTILAVSHDRFFINRIAQRVWSLESGELVSTLGGYDDYRAERQKAQRTAEEHSGAQGAGVRSGNGAASAGAGRRNGGQGEAARSGNGRQSEEWRSGKSGEGPGSRNGGQGEAPRLDPAKLERDIAELEVRAAELGAALADPAHALEAHRLSEWLAEQDATQARIDALTEAWLALADGE
- a CDS encoding manganese catalase family protein, giving the protein MFIHMKELQYHARPEKPDPIFAKKLQEVLGGQYGEMSVMMQYLFQGWNCRADQKYRDMLLDIGTEEIGHVEMLTTMIAQLLDGAPVDQLEEAAKDPLIEAALGGMNPQHLIVSGLGATPTDSVGYPWNSRYIVASGNLLADFRANLNAESQGRLQVARLYEMTTDPGIRKMMGFMLARDTMHQNQWMAAIAEIESMEGTIVPASFPRELELQEVSHQFMNFSEGEESAEGRWAKGPSMDNQGKFEYVAKPQAMGEKPVLTPAPDFTFSRPGALPKLTNESSKAGKGLL
- a CDS encoding MBOAT family O-acyltransferase; translation: MLFNSYEFIFAYLPVVFIGYFALNRFKLYNLAKIWMALASLFFYAYEDTRYLPLILGSIAFNYIVGRGLSHINANGVNHKGRWLLILGVVGDVALLGYYKYADFFIDNYNGLFGQDASLLHIVLPLGISFFTFTQLAYLVDAYRGKVKEYNVANYILFVTFFPHLIAGPILHHKEMMPQFDDPEGKRIRADNISRGIFIFCIGLFKKVIIADLLAPIATAGFDSGQALHFVEAWTTSLAYTGQLYFDFSAYSDMAIGLGLIFNIKLPVNFNSPYKGTSIKDFWARWHMTLSRFLKDYIYIPLGGNRKGTTRTYINLFLTFLIGGFWHGAGWTFIIWGAMHGAAQVVQRLWQLTGIKMNKYVGWFITFNFVNIAWVFFRAQHWSDGVRILKGMFGMSGVILPPDLLTAGLPLVAVSLLIALFARNSIELTERFKPTLGRAVFAAALFVVSLLYFNQISEFLYFNF
- a CDS encoding FAD-dependent oxidoreductase; translated protein: MSEKFNVPSELPRYPRSMWRTVTTLPTFPEMREDLKVDAAVIGAGIAGVTTAYLLSLEGYKVALVDAGQILDGTTGYTTAKISAQHGLIYSEFLTNFRPEIARSYYEANMEGLNFIRDMVQKHNIDCDFQEETAYLYTTQDDKLDDLRKEFEAYQELGIPGEWHDSLPIPVQAKGVISMPGQAQFNPLKYLKFLVEKIIENGGLIYENTTIEGAVYGKPIEAYTIDGEFRIYCNEMIVTTHYPFWNVPAGYFTRLSVERSYALAVKPETSFQGGMYLSIDDSKRSIRSATFEGEEVLIVGGENHPTGKDENTFDHYLALEKFAGETFGSREIPFRWSAQDITTLDKIPYIGPLSSDYPFTFIATGFNKWGMTNGTFAGLLIRDNVIRRSNPHMNTFNPGRFNDKSLGQTLVTGMKMAKEMITGKFGGADEKISNLEPDQGALVRHNGKKVGAYRDPKGELFLVDTTCTHMGCETAWNEAERSWDCPCHGSRFAYNGDVIEGPATDPLERIEE
- a CDS encoding phosphotransferase family protein, coding for MESVTKRRLSTEEIERIAQKTFGCGCTKIEELTEGWANSAYALDLENGGTAILKSAAESEEGRMRCERGLMRTEVEVMRRLKEAGTVPVPDIYAYDAEKTIVPCEYFLMERLTGTSYDKVRGELPSGEREAIDAELGRFFRQIHEIKGTEFGYYLPHPSNAPSWDDAFLALMRDVMQDGRDAGVKLPMSYEELDEQLERHRPSLRAFTTPTLIHWDSWPGNVLVKDGKVEGIIDFERALWADPLMEYVFGKFMDSPAYETAYGLEGEASDRLVRRALYPLYLDLVMRVECDYRGFGPEHTEWAQQNLKHGWERLLDMTNSL